A single genomic interval of Saccharothrix saharensis harbors:
- a CDS encoding penicillin-binding transpeptidase domain-containing protein, with translation MNKRSKRWVLATGGAAAVAVIVAGVVVLSSGGGPAAEKKPERVAPGVVAQQFFTAVMSGQAGQAAAVTDAAGAAGAALARTQQAVPGVSFHAQLGRLPQVAEGATTAGVDADVTWTLPGGVPVKYATKVELRLVDDQWRVHWSPSLLHPQLVEGQSLAYTTTSAEGSLVDRTGRVVPADFAPVVMGSVRQAAGSLNGTPGWRFAIVDQAGAPVTVLQEQKAQAVKSLTVTLDPKTQAAAQAAVDQVAGEAAMLVAIQPSTGEILAVAQNATAGHDPLALYGRYEPGSTFKIVTATAAMTSGLATADTPVPCPGKATIGTRQITNDDSFELGTVPLHRAFAASCNTSFSQLAADMSPTALPEAAAYFGLASDFTVPGITTNTGKIPPADSVPARVEAGIGQGRMQATPFGMALVAATVANGRTPVPQLIREMPTEGAAPTALPGGVAGALRSMMGEVVTGGTARELARYGAVRGKTGTAQFGDGTRSHGWFVGYRGDLAFSVLVVNGGSSKVAVAATGTFLGAL, from the coding sequence GTGAACAAGAGATCGAAGCGCTGGGTGCTGGCCACAGGGGGAGCCGCGGCGGTGGCCGTGATCGTCGCGGGCGTGGTGGTGCTGTCGTCGGGTGGCGGGCCGGCCGCCGAGAAGAAACCCGAACGGGTGGCTCCCGGAGTCGTCGCCCAGCAGTTCTTCACCGCGGTGATGTCCGGCCAAGCGGGACAGGCCGCCGCGGTCACCGACGCGGCGGGCGCGGCGGGCGCGGCGCTGGCCCGGACCCAGCAGGCCGTGCCCGGCGTGTCGTTCCACGCGCAGCTCGGCCGGTTGCCGCAGGTCGCCGAGGGCGCCACGACCGCCGGTGTCGACGCCGACGTCACGTGGACGTTGCCGGGCGGCGTGCCGGTCAAGTACGCCACCAAGGTCGAACTGCGCCTGGTGGACGACCAGTGGCGCGTGCACTGGTCGCCGTCCCTGCTGCACCCGCAGCTCGTCGAGGGGCAGAGCCTGGCCTACACCACGACGTCCGCCGAGGGCTCGTTGGTCGATCGCACGGGTCGGGTGGTGCCGGCCGACTTCGCCCCCGTGGTGATGGGCTCGGTGCGGCAGGCCGCCGGCTCGTTGAACGGCACGCCGGGGTGGCGGTTCGCGATCGTGGACCAGGCCGGCGCCCCGGTCACCGTGCTGCAGGAGCAGAAGGCGCAGGCCGTGAAGTCGCTGACGGTCACGCTGGACCCGAAGACGCAGGCCGCCGCGCAGGCCGCGGTCGACCAGGTGGCCGGCGAGGCGGCGATGCTGGTCGCGATCCAACCGTCGACCGGCGAGATCCTGGCGGTGGCGCAGAACGCGACCGCGGGCCACGACCCGCTCGCGCTCTACGGCCGCTACGAGCCGGGGTCGACGTTCAAGATCGTCACCGCCACCGCCGCGATGACCAGCGGTCTGGCGACGGCCGACACGCCGGTGCCGTGCCCGGGCAAGGCGACCATCGGCACCCGGCAGATCACCAACGACGACTCGTTCGAGCTGGGCACGGTGCCGCTGCACCGCGCGTTCGCGGCGTCGTGCAACACCAGCTTCAGCCAGTTGGCGGCGGACATGTCGCCGACCGCGCTGCCGGAGGCCGCCGCGTACTTCGGGTTGGCGTCGGACTTCACCGTCCCGGGCATCACCACGAACACCGGCAAGATCCCGCCCGCCGACTCGGTGCCCGCGCGGGTCGAGGCGGGCATCGGGCAGGGTCGGATGCAGGCGACGCCGTTCGGCATGGCGCTGGTCGCGGCCACGGTCGCGAACGGCCGCACGCCGGTGCCGCAGCTGATCCGCGAGATGCCGACCGAGGGCGCGGCGCCGACCGCGTTGCCCGGTGGGGTCGCGGGGGCGTTGCGGTCGATGATGGGCGAGGTCGTCACCGGCGGCACGGCGCGTGAGCTGGCCCGGTACGGAGCGGTGCGCGGCAAGACCGGGACCGCCCAGTTCGGTGACGGCACGCGGTCGCACGGCTGGTTCGTCGGCTACCGCGGTGACCTGGCGTTCTCCGTGCTGGTGGTCAACGGCGGCTCGTCCAAGGTCGCGGTGGCGGCGACCGGCACGTTCCTCGGCGCGCTGTAG
- a CDS encoding ABC transporter ATP-binding protein: MDGSWGLMRSAMRASDAPAAVRRGTFRRVLGFAGPHRAKLVVFLLLTVVSAVLAVSTPVLAGRVVDAIVGGRDVSVVVWLAVVIAGIAVVDAGLGLVERWQSARIGEGLIHDLRVAVYGHVQRMPIAFFTRTRTGALVSRLNNDVIGAQRAFTSTLSGVVTNVIQLGLSLGVMFTLSWQVTALALVLLPAFVIPARRMGSRMADLQREASTLNAGMTTQMTERFSAPGATLVKLFGRPDAETAEFGERAARVRDIGVRTAMATRWFMTGLTLVSALAQALVYGLGGYLALTGHLAAGTVVSLALLLTRLYSPLTALANARVDVMTALVSFERVFEVLDLKPMIAEPDAPRRVPEGPVSVEFDDVRFAYPAADKVSLASLESVATLDTRGGEEVLHGISFRAEPGQLVALVGSSGAGKSTIATLVPRLYDVDSGAVRLSDVDVRELAFDSLRRTVGVVTQDGHLFHDTIRANLAYPRPEASEDELWDALRRARLDHLVASLPDGLDTVVGERGYRLSGGERQRLTIARLLLARPRVVILDEATAHLDSESEAAVQVALTEALRGRTALVIAHRLSTIRAADQILVVEGGHVVERGTHTELLAADGRYAELYRTQFDEAPADVDPDYSAPRNVPVAATATLDEPPLTTSTENARSPR, encoded by the coding sequence GTGGACGGTTCCTGGGGATTGATGCGCAGCGCGATGCGGGCGTCGGACGCACCTGCGGCGGTGCGGCGGGGCACGTTCCGCCGCGTGCTGGGGTTCGCCGGACCGCACCGGGCGAAGCTGGTCGTGTTCCTGCTGCTCACGGTGGTGTCCGCGGTGCTCGCGGTCAGCACGCCGGTGCTCGCCGGGCGCGTGGTGGACGCGATCGTCGGTGGGCGGGACGTGTCGGTCGTCGTCTGGCTGGCCGTCGTGATCGCGGGGATCGCGGTGGTGGACGCCGGGCTGGGGTTGGTCGAGCGGTGGCAGTCGGCGCGGATCGGTGAAGGGCTCATCCACGACCTGCGGGTCGCGGTGTACGGGCACGTGCAGCGCATGCCGATCGCCTTCTTCACCCGGACGCGGACGGGCGCCTTGGTCAGCCGGCTGAACAACGACGTGATCGGTGCGCAGCGGGCGTTCACGTCGACGTTGTCGGGGGTCGTCACCAACGTCATCCAGCTGGGGCTCTCGCTGGGCGTGATGTTCACCCTTTCGTGGCAGGTGACGGCGTTGGCCCTCGTGTTGCTCCCGGCCTTCGTCATCCCGGCGCGGCGCATGGGCAGCCGGATGGCGGACCTGCAGCGCGAGGCCTCCACGTTGAACGCGGGCATGACCACCCAGATGACCGAGCGGTTCTCCGCGCCCGGGGCGACGTTGGTGAAGCTGTTCGGTCGACCCGACGCCGAGACCGCCGAGTTCGGCGAACGGGCCGCGCGCGTCCGCGACATCGGCGTCCGCACGGCGATGGCCACCCGCTGGTTCATGACCGGCCTGACCCTCGTCTCCGCCCTGGCGCAAGCCCTGGTCTACGGCCTCGGCGGCTACCTCGCGCTGACCGGTCACCTGGCCGCGGGCACCGTCGTCTCGCTCGCCCTCCTGCTGACCCGCCTCTACTCGCCGCTCACCGCCCTGGCGAACGCGCGGGTCGACGTGATGACCGCACTCGTCTCGTTCGAACGGGTGTTCGAAGTGCTCGACCTGAAGCCGATGATCGCCGAACCGGACGCCCCCCGCCGCGTCCCCGAGGGTCCGGTGTCCGTCGAGTTCGACGACGTCCGGTTCGCCTACCCCGCCGCCGACAAGGTTTCCCTGGCCTCACTGGAATCAGTGGCCACACTGGACACGCGCGGCGGCGAGGAGGTGTTGCACGGCATCAGCTTCCGCGCCGAGCCCGGTCAGCTCGTGGCGCTCGTCGGGTCGTCCGGCGCGGGCAAGTCGACCATCGCGACCCTCGTGCCGCGGCTCTACGACGTGGACTCCGGCGCGGTGCGGCTGTCCGATGTGGACGTCCGCGAGCTGGCGTTCGACTCGCTGCGCCGGACCGTCGGCGTCGTCACGCAGGACGGCCACCTGTTCCACGACACGATCCGCGCGAACCTGGCCTACCCCCGTCCCGAGGCGTCCGAAGACGAACTGTGGGATGCGTTGCGCCGCGCCCGCCTGGACCACCTCGTCGCCTCGCTCCCCGACGGCCTCGACACGGTGGTGGGTGAGCGCGGCTACCGGCTCTCCGGCGGCGAGCGCCAGCGGCTCACCATCGCCCGCCTGCTGCTGGCCCGACCGCGCGTGGTCATCCTCGACGAAGCGACCGCGCACCTGGACTCGGAGTCGGAGGCGGCGGTGCAGGTCGCGTTGACCGAGGCGCTGCGCGGCCGCACGGCGCTGGTGATCGCGCACCGGCTGTCCACCATCCGCGCCGCCGACCAGATCCTGGTGGTGGAGGGCGGGCACGTGGTCGAACGCGGCACCCACACCGAACTCCTCGCCGCCGACGGTCGCTACGCCGAGCTGTACCGCACGCAGTTCGACGAAGCGCCCGCCGACGTCGACCCCGACTACAGCGCGCCGAGGAACGTGCCGGTCGCCGCCACCGCGACCTTGGACGAGCCGCCGTTGACCACCAGCACGGAGAACGCCAGGTCACCGCGGTAG